The Allorhizobium ampelinum S4 genome has a segment encoding these proteins:
- a CDS encoding FAD-binding oxidoreductase — protein sequence MAHDRNEVLQALQSIVGQDNATNDPSSIASYAWNGGVGSMPGPKFLKNWPIAVVMPNSAEDVAAIIKCCLARGLSFRPLSSGNGGTYLSASENVVVMDLCRMNRLIKMDAANQMAVIEPFVTAGRLQAEAMKVGLNCHIVGAGPSHSPLASATSFLGVGITGASTGANFRNILGIEWVTPQGDIVRMGSLGGDDDWFSEEGPGPGLRGMIRGLIGANGGLGVFTRIGYKLYPWAGPKRLNLTGQSPMRGMALEPNMRLFLPVWDTIEQMRDASFHLNRTGVAFALLRMPPNHIGWTLTATNAEYARRREAGDLPECARPENRFGWQILTIGHSAGQTAYQEKTVQHIVASTGGRMIPIEQKDTEVLLRTLVTSLYVSRVFRGAGSGGTSFGVMETFNLLPDVIKASEDIMAKDRMPGRNFAADGKEGCWVWPTESRQLWTENILASQAGTVKGIGAGWKGFLKHLDMVDRNPRLGLMGFMAGPLIELFGPRYSNVTSWMRLIKQRVDPAGLADATVHVSAKQLPIAKRWPTLQKIAFSKAGAPVLHLVCLLLGVISKKEKLPERRG from the coding sequence ATGGCTCACGATCGCAACGAAGTTTTGCAAGCGCTTCAATCCATTGTTGGGCAAGACAATGCCACCAATGATCCGAGCTCAATTGCAAGTTACGCCTGGAATGGCGGTGTCGGCTCGATGCCGGGGCCAAAATTTCTTAAAAACTGGCCGATTGCCGTGGTTATGCCCAACTCGGCAGAGGATGTGGCGGCTATTATCAAATGCTGTCTTGCACGCGGGCTTTCCTTTCGTCCGTTAAGTTCCGGCAATGGTGGAACCTATCTCAGCGCCAGCGAAAATGTGGTGGTGATGGACCTTTGCCGTATGAACCGTCTGATCAAGATGGATGCCGCAAACCAGATGGCGGTGATCGAGCCTTTTGTAACTGCGGGCCGATTGCAAGCGGAGGCCATGAAAGTGGGGCTCAACTGTCATATCGTGGGTGCGGGGCCGTCGCATTCGCCGCTGGCCTCGGCCACGTCCTTTCTGGGGGTTGGCATTACCGGTGCCAGCACGGGTGCCAATTTCCGCAATATCCTGGGCATAGAATGGGTGACGCCACAGGGAGACATCGTGCGCATGGGCTCTCTTGGTGGTGATGATGACTGGTTCAGCGAGGAGGGGCCGGGGCCGGGCCTGCGCGGCATGATCCGTGGTCTTATTGGCGCAAATGGCGGCCTCGGCGTGTTCACCCGTATTGGTTACAAGCTCTATCCGTGGGCGGGGCCTAAGCGTTTGAACCTCACCGGGCAAAGCCCGATGCGAGGCATGGCACTGGAGCCAAACATGCGTCTGTTTCTGCCCGTCTGGGATACGATTGAACAGATGCGCGACGCCAGCTTTCACCTGAATCGCACAGGCGTTGCCTTTGCACTGCTGCGCATGCCACCAAACCATATCGGTTGGACGCTGACGGCCACCAATGCCGAATATGCGCGCCGCCGCGAAGCGGGCGACCTGCCGGAATGTGCGCGTCCGGAAAACAGGTTTGGCTGGCAGATCCTGACCATCGGTCATTCTGCGGGGCAGACGGCCTATCAGGAGAAGACTGTGCAGCACATTGTTGCGAGCACCGGCGGGCGGATGATTCCGATTGAACAAAAGGACACGGAAGTGTTGCTGCGCACGCTGGTGACGTCGCTTTATGTCAGCCGCGTCTTCCGGGGTGCCGGTTCCGGCGGCACCAGCTTTGGGGTTATGGAAACCTTTAACCTGCTGCCGGACGTGATCAAGGCCAGCGAGGACATTATGGCAAAAGATCGCATGCCCGGCCGCAATTTCGCAGCCGACGGCAAGGAAGGCTGCTGGGTCTGGCCAACCGAGAGCCGGCAATTGTGGACGGAAAACATCCTTGCATCGCAGGCAGGGACCGTGAAAGGCATCGGAGCGGGTTGGAAAGGCTTCCTCAAACACCTTGATATGGTGGATCGCAACCCAAGGCTCGGATTGATGGGCTTCATGGCGGGTCCATTGATCGAATTGTTTGGACCGCGCTACAGCAACGTCACTTCATGGATGCGGCTGATCAAGCAGCGCGTTGATCCGGCGGGACTGGCAGACGCGACAGTGCATGTCAGCGCCAAACAGCTCCCGATTGCCAAGAGATGGCCGACCTTGCAAAAAATCGCCTTCTCAAAAGCGGGTGCTCCGGTACTGCATTTGGTCTGCCTGTTGCTGGGCGTGATCAGCAAAAAGGAAAAGCTGCCAGAGCGAAGAGGGTAA
- a CDS encoding (Fe-S)-binding protein codes for MTHISPTLEKLHDKLGSCTRCTFCKWVPEVRSQDFAEICPSVQHGKFFSHTAGGKLIAAYALLHNRVEYTPDFIQNVYSCSMCGGCDTSCKTLLADFVEPLDSLYALRQKVTADGHAPEPLREMLAHLRTLGNARGLPAAMRGEWFAGLSLKQTKTHQAPVLFHVGDVAFDRDEWPFIRHIASELQRRDVDFVIGGVDEPDSGGLAYDIGDQDLAADLAQKTAEWLRKSGAGTLIVYSDDAFSAFRNIYPRLGVSLGNIKVIHIAQWLAENPLTVAAGQKRDTVTYHDSCRLGRLGEERHPWEGETVMAYNSIPMRVPEGELYLGVNGVYEEPRQLLRAVDAEIVEMERIREFAFCCGAGGGGKQASPDFARAAARNRLQEAESTGAEFLVTSCTACSSHMKEVAQEAGSSIRVYGLVEYLHTRQTASAPDASHKAGE; via the coding sequence ATGACCCATATCAGCCCAACCCTCGAAAAGCTTCACGACAAGCTTGGCTCTTGCACCCGCTGCACCTTTTGCAAATGGGTGCCGGAAGTCCGCAGTCAGGATTTTGCGGAAATCTGTCCAAGCGTTCAGCACGGCAAATTCTTTTCGCATACGGCAGGCGGAAAGCTCATTGCGGCCTATGCACTTTTGCATAATCGTGTCGAATACACGCCGGACTTCATTCAGAATGTCTATTCCTGTTCCATGTGCGGTGGCTGCGATACCAGCTGCAAGACATTGCTTGCCGATTTCGTCGAGCCGCTCGATTCGCTCTATGCGCTACGCCAAAAGGTGACGGCCGACGGGCATGCGCCAGAGCCGCTGCGCGAGATGCTCGCGCATCTGCGCACACTCGGGAATGCAAGGGGCCTGCCCGCCGCAATGCGCGGTGAATGGTTCGCTGGCCTGTCCCTGAAACAGACCAAAACCCATCAGGCACCCGTTCTCTTCCATGTTGGCGATGTGGCTTTCGATCGCGATGAATGGCCTTTCATCCGCCATATCGCCTCTGAGCTTCAGCGGCGCGATGTCGATTTCGTCATTGGCGGCGTGGACGAGCCGGATAGCGGTGGTCTTGCCTATGATATCGGTGATCAGGATCTCGCAGCGGATCTAGCACAGAAAACGGCAGAATGGCTCCGCAAGAGCGGGGCAGGCACGCTTATTGTTTATAGCGATGATGCTTTTTCGGCTTTTCGCAATATTTATCCGCGCCTTGGTGTTTCCCTTGGCAACATCAAAGTCATTCATATCGCGCAGTGGCTGGCCGAAAACCCGCTCACCGTGGCGGCTGGCCAAAAGCGCGACACTGTCACGTACCACGATTCCTGCCGCCTTGGGCGGCTAGGCGAAGAGCGCCATCCGTGGGAGGGCGAAACGGTGATGGCCTATAATTCCATTCCGATGCGCGTGCCGGAAGGCGAGCTCTACCTTGGGGTCAATGGTGTCTATGAAGAGCCCCGGCAATTGCTGCGGGCTGTGGATGCCGAGATTGTGGAAATGGAGCGCATTCGGGAATTCGCCTTCTGCTGCGGTGCCGGCGGTGGCGGCAAACAGGCCAGCCCCGATTTTGCTCGCGCTGCTGCCCGCAACCGACTTCAGGAAGCCGAGAGCACCGGGGCAGAGTTCCTCGTAACCAGTTGCACCGCGTGCAGCAGCCACATGAAAGAGGTGGCGCAGGAGGCGGGGTCTTCGATCCGGGTGTATGGGTTGGTCGAATATCTCCACACCCGACAGACCGCCTCCGCCCCAGACGCATCTCATAAGGCTGGAGAATGA
- a CDS encoding FAD-binding oxidoreductase: MAATASLAAVRQKLIRRADVASLRAIGLDAEEASLAPYMPANPSGREAPPLAVVRPRSTEEIVAVIGWARKTGTALTTFSSSSGARLRGATAERPTVFVDLSGMNHLLQIDQQDAVAVIEPGVTFGAIDALLAPQGLRAFKPLLPRASKSVLTSYLDREPNLQSSEQWDVLDPFGGAQLVFGTGDVFRTGSAAISGTLDEHWKAGLRYLTAMGPAGTDFLRVVQGSQGTLAILNWAAILCERLPAREEARFVGADSIAPLARLSAELHRRRIGMASFIASNLHLAAVLESEPDRIADLAARLPAYTLYIQLTASCDFPDDKIAYQLADVTQLCADAGLVASPDLAGHSASRIAELQANPPDSNYKDRIAGAHRSVFFLSQMDRAEQFIALARERLGANVAIYVQPRLHGRNCHVELVLPFDPASIEQTSAADALADELAKACSATGGFFSRPYGAWADMAFARNPTVKPLLRETKSIFDPDRILNPGRLCF; encoded by the coding sequence ATGGCAGCAACTGCTAGCCTTGCCGCTGTGCGGCAGAAGCTTATCCGGCGTGCCGATGTGGCAAGCCTGCGTGCGATTGGGCTTGACGCCGAGGAGGCCAGCCTCGCACCCTACATGCCCGCAAACCCATCAGGCCGCGAGGCTCCGCCGCTTGCGGTCGTGCGACCGCGCAGCACGGAGGAGATCGTTGCCGTTATCGGCTGGGCGCGGAAAACCGGCACGGCCCTGACCACGTTCAGCTCCAGCAGCGGCGCGCGGCTGCGCGGTGCAACGGCAGAACGGCCCACCGTGTTTGTTGATCTCAGTGGCATGAACCATCTGTTGCAGATCGATCAGCAAGATGCGGTTGCGGTGATTGAGCCGGGCGTCACCTTCGGCGCTATCGATGCGCTGCTGGCACCCCAGGGTCTGCGCGCCTTCAAGCCGCTGTTGCCACGCGCGTCAAAATCCGTGCTGACAAGCTATTTGGATCGCGAACCCAACTTGCAATCGTCTGAGCAATGGGATGTGCTGGACCCCTTCGGCGGTGCGCAGTTGGTGTTTGGCACCGGCGATGTCTTTCGCACCGGCAGTGCGGCCATCAGCGGCACCCTTGATGAACATTGGAAGGCGGGGTTGCGCTATCTTACCGCCATGGGGCCAGCAGGCACGGATTTTCTGCGTGTTGTGCAAGGCTCGCAAGGCACGCTTGCCATTCTCAATTGGGCGGCCATTCTGTGTGAGCGCCTGCCAGCACGCGAAGAGGCCCGCTTTGTGGGGGCCGACAGTATCGCTCCACTGGCACGGCTCTCAGCAGAATTGCATCGGCGGCGTATCGGCATGGCCAGTTTTATCGCCAGCAATCTGCACCTTGCAGCCGTGCTGGAGAGTGAGCCAGACCGCATTGCCGATCTTGCTGCCCGCCTGCCCGCTTACACGCTCTACATCCAACTGACCGCGTCTTGTGATTTTCCCGATGACAAGATTGCCTATCAGTTGGCCGATGTCACCCAACTCTGCGCGGATGCAGGACTGGTGGCAAGCCCCGATCTGGCCGGGCATTCCGCCAGCCGGATTGCGGAGCTGCAAGCCAATCCACCGGACAGCAACTACAAAGACCGCATCGCGGGTGCCCATCGCAGTGTGTTTTTTCTCAGCCAAATGGATCGTGCCGAGCAATTTATTGCGTTGGCACGGGAACGTTTGGGCGCAAATGTTGCAATTTACGTCCAGCCACGCCTGCATGGCCGCAACTGTCATGTTGAATTGGTGCTGCCCTTTGATCCGGCATCCATAGAGCAGACATCGGCAGCCGATGCACTTGCCGATGAGCTGGCCAAGGCCTGTAGCGCTACGGGCGGCTTTTTCAGCCGACCCTATGGCGCATGGGCTGACATGGCCTTTGCCCGCAATCCCACCGTCAAGCCATTGCTGCGCGAGACGAAATCCATCTTCGATCCGGACCGTATTCTCAATCCAGGGAGGCTTTGCTTCTAA
- a CDS encoding MarR family winged helix-turn-helix transcriptional regulator: MDSKTPPLLPRFLRAIYWFDEALRASQELQGQTPVTRAQGMLLINIALGERRPTRLARTMGVTKQAVSLMLGDLTAAGYIFIKPDPEDARASLIEFSPQGQTELENIFATLEHLEDHLATVLGQDRMSVLRAALGMDWGTPPALGSKEAHTPDATESAIQKK; encoded by the coding sequence ATGGACTCGAAGACCCCTCCCTTACTTCCGCGTTTTCTGCGTGCCATCTACTGGTTTGACGAGGCGCTGAGAGCCTCCCAGGAGTTGCAAGGGCAAACACCGGTCACACGGGCGCAGGGCATGCTTTTGATCAACATTGCCCTTGGGGAGCGGCGTCCGACGCGCTTGGCGCGTACCATGGGCGTCACCAAACAAGCGGTCAGCCTTATGCTGGGAGACCTGACCGCAGCGGGCTACATTTTTATCAAGCCAGACCCAGAAGATGCACGCGCATCACTCATTGAGTTCAGCCCGCAAGGTCAGACTGAATTGGAGAATATCTTTGCCACGCTGGAGCACCTCGAAGACCATCTGGCAACGGTTTTAGGTCAGGACCGAATGTCCGTCCTGCGGGCCGCATTGGGGATGGACTGGGGCACGCCACCCGCATTGGGATCCAAAGAGGCCCACACGCCTGATGCGACGGAAAGCGCGATCCAGAAAAAATGA
- a CDS encoding MFS transporter, producing MTNLDTKGTRTALIVGHAAGMIDMVSLPIWVGGLVGGYGYSSAQAGGLVTTFLIGVVIASCGLATLFHRFSMRWVPGAGFSGAALAFAALWMASGFGNFLALHLCAGLCIGTALSAVHGTIGRTSNAHRTFAYATIGFGIFSVIFMGFATQVIAAMQPRNLFLIFAGVMAIAAAVNWLLFPHSATMPKAEKKPSPNSGRVPRFEPVVWFLIAALLGMNFNQAMNFSFVERIASDHDWPTSTINGILVGVAFLSLIPAPLAVFFEKKLHPVYVGIVGVLLQAALSLGITHALDVPGFAASAIFIPFVMIFSHTFLFGLMSRVEPTGRAVAANPAITMGGGALGPLVGGILVQTMGYHGLSLATALVATCVVAGLMLVLMRLLPSHASNALAPKRHWPL from the coding sequence ATGACCAATCTTGATACAAAGGGTACCCGCACAGCCCTTATTGTCGGTCATGCGGCCGGTATGATCGATATGGTCTCTCTTCCCATTTGGGTCGGTGGACTGGTCGGTGGCTATGGCTATTCATCCGCTCAAGCCGGAGGACTTGTCACCACATTTCTGATTGGGGTGGTGATTGCCAGTTGCGGCCTTGCGACGCTTTTCCATCGCTTTTCCATGCGTTGGGTGCCCGGTGCAGGCTTTAGCGGGGCTGCGCTGGCGTTCGCAGCACTCTGGATGGCATCAGGTTTCGGCAATTTTCTCGCACTTCACCTCTGTGCCGGTCTTTGCATCGGCACGGCTTTGTCAGCGGTTCATGGAACCATTGGCCGCACAAGCAATGCTCATCGCACATTTGCTTATGCCACCATTGGCTTTGGCATCTTCAGCGTTATCTTCATGGGCTTTGCCACGCAGGTGATTGCCGCAATGCAGCCACGCAACCTGTTCTTGATTTTTGCCGGGGTTATGGCGATCGCTGCCGCAGTCAATTGGTTGCTTTTCCCCCACAGCGCCACCATGCCGAAGGCGGAGAAAAAACCATCGCCCAATTCCGGTCGCGTGCCGCGTTTTGAACCCGTCGTCTGGTTTCTCATCGCCGCTCTGCTGGGCATGAACTTCAATCAGGCCATGAATTTCAGCTTTGTTGAGCGCATTGCCAGTGACCATGATTGGCCAACATCCACCATCAACGGCATTCTTGTGGGCGTTGCCTTTCTCAGCCTCATTCCGGCCCCGCTCGCAGTGTTTTTTGAAAAAAAGCTTCATCCGGTTTATGTGGGCATAGTAGGCGTGCTGCTTCAGGCCGCTCTTTCGCTGGGCATAACCCATGCGCTCGACGTTCCCGGTTTTGCCGCCTCGGCAATCTTCATTCCCTTTGTCATGATCTTCTCGCACACATTTCTCTTCGGACTCATGTCGCGCGTGGAACCAACTGGCCGAGCAGTGGCGGCCAATCCGGCCATTACCATGGGCGGCGGAGCGCTTGGGCCTCTGGTTGGCGGCATTCTGGTCCAGACAATGGGCTATCATGGCCTCAGCCTTGCAACCGCTCTGGTGGCCACCTGTGTTGTGGCGGGACTAATGCTGGTGCTGATGCGCCTGTTGCCCTCGCACGCCAGCAACGCACTAGCCCCAAAAAGGCACTGGCCATTGTGA
- a CDS encoding carbohydrate porin, which produces MKTHLKQLVILSAAYGVLASGLPAVAADANTPADPSIAKAPDPQAPPPGPLTGLGHTLHDAGFDVRINFVNLYANASDFGFDPGHSGNFGFLMFDTTYHISDMFKINWQETVNIPRHNANQYLFQVSNAFYATDPSLDSSTDLTRLTLQGDFFDGKLEVEGGRLNMWPEFFRSEFCGGKGCISQTRALVLSAPGNTVAQWGGRVGYNLTPDLSLGGVITENNTENWQTGSGWNWGRGDSDGYTAVVHLAQRQNFLETAKPLNYEIGGYRSSASYTDALYGTGWGNPTFGANQTVIEHDGGSNGVFAQVRKVLWSDPDGSPFPENIAVSGGIFHTFGDGQSYPWEAYGSIEYGGFWKANPLTSIGATVHYIGLSEKRAQYETNARRFLTGIYDRQPRDTFQFDLHGRTGIGPAGFLEFGASYVKDPNTTYLADYSTSRMKNGWTIYAAIVFDLGTTLGLSPPPQP; this is translated from the coding sequence ATGAAAACCCATCTCAAGCAACTTGTTATCCTCAGTGCTGCATACGGAGTGCTGGCAAGCGGACTTCCTGCCGTAGCAGCCGATGCCAACACCCCTGCCGATCCTTCCATCGCGAAGGCTCCAGACCCGCAGGCCCCTCCTCCCGGCCCCTTGACCGGCCTTGGACACACGCTCCATGACGCCGGTTTTGATGTCCGCATCAATTTCGTCAATCTCTATGCAAATGCGTCAGATTTCGGGTTTGATCCGGGCCATTCTGGTAACTTCGGCTTTCTGATGTTCGACACGACATACCATATATCAGACATGTTCAAGATCAACTGGCAGGAAACGGTCAACATTCCCAGGCACAATGCCAATCAGTATCTGTTTCAAGTCTCGAATGCCTTTTACGCTACGGACCCTTCTCTCGATAGTTCAACCGATCTTACACGCCTTACCCTCCAGGGGGATTTTTTTGACGGAAAGCTGGAGGTCGAGGGCGGTCGGCTCAACATGTGGCCGGAGTTTTTCAGGTCAGAGTTCTGCGGTGGCAAGGGGTGCATCTCGCAAACCCGTGCGTTGGTGTTAAGCGCTCCCGGCAACACCGTTGCGCAATGGGGTGGCCGCGTTGGCTACAATCTCACGCCGGATCTCTCCCTCGGTGGCGTCATCACCGAGAACAACACAGAAAACTGGCAGACAGGATCGGGCTGGAACTGGGGGAGAGGCGATTCTGACGGTTATACCGCCGTGGTCCACCTCGCCCAGCGGCAAAATTTTCTGGAGACAGCGAAGCCGCTTAACTATGAAATTGGTGGTTATCGAAGCTCTGCATCCTACACGGACGCGCTATACGGCACAGGCTGGGGCAATCCAACCTTTGGCGCGAACCAGACAGTGATCGAACATGACGGGGGATCAAACGGGGTTTTTGCTCAGGTTCGAAAAGTTCTCTGGAGTGATCCCGATGGAAGCCCCTTCCCCGAAAACATCGCGGTTTCAGGCGGCATCTTCCACACGTTCGGAGACGGTCAATCCTATCCGTGGGAAGCTTATGGCAGCATTGAATATGGCGGCTTCTGGAAAGCTAACCCCCTCACATCTATAGGCGCGACGGTTCACTATATTGGCCTCAGTGAAAAACGTGCCCAATACGAAACCAACGCGCGCCGGTTTTTGACAGGCATCTACGACCGGCAGCCGCGAGACACGTTCCAGTTCGATCTGCACGGACGGACAGGAATAGGCCCCGCTGGATTTCTTGAGTTTGGGGCATCTTACGTCAAGGATCCCAACACAACCTACCTTGCTGACTATTCCACCTCAAGAATGAAGAACGGCTGGACCATCTATGCAGCCATTGTCTTCGACCTTGGAACCACTCTGGGGCTATCACCACCGCCCCAACCCTAA